The following proteins are encoded in a genomic region of Limosilactobacillus reuteri subsp. reuteri:
- the glyQ gene encoding glycine--tRNA ligase subunit alpha, with the protein MTKKLTVQDIIFTLEQYWADQGCMLMQAYDNEKGAGTMSPYTFLRAIGPEPWNVAYVEPSRRPADGRYGENPNRLYQHHQFQVLMKPSPDNIQELYLGSLKKLGIDPLEHDIRFVEDNWENPSMGCAGVGWEVWLDGMEVTQFTYFQVVGELPMSPVAAEVTYGLERLAEYIQNVDSVYDLEWADGVLYGDIFQEPEYEHSKYAFEESNQDMLLQDFNDYEKEAKRLIKLGLVHPAYDYVLKCSHTFNLLDARGAVSVTERAGYLHRIRIMAKSIAKAFVEERRKRGFPLIHDEAVRQKTVEEYTKKAEKAKERATKQAAKKAQKGEK; encoded by the coding sequence ATGACGAAAAAACTAACCGTGCAAGATATTATCTTTACATTGGAACAATATTGGGCAGATCAAGGCTGTATGTTAATGCAGGCTTATGATAACGAAAAGGGTGCGGGAACAATGAGTCCTTACACTTTCTTGCGTGCAATTGGTCCTGAACCATGGAATGTGGCTTATGTTGAACCTTCACGGCGGCCTGCTGATGGTCGTTATGGTGAAAACCCAAACCGGCTTTACCAGCACCACCAATTCCAGGTATTAATGAAGCCTTCTCCTGATAATATTCAAGAATTATACTTAGGAAGTTTGAAAAAGCTAGGAATTGATCCTTTAGAACACGATATCCGGTTTGTTGAAGATAACTGGGAAAACCCTTCAATGGGCTGTGCCGGTGTTGGTTGGGAAGTTTGGCTTGACGGAATGGAAGTTACTCAATTTACTTACTTCCAAGTCGTTGGAGAGTTGCCAATGAGCCCAGTGGCCGCCGAAGTTACTTATGGACTTGAACGGTTGGCTGAATATATTCAAAACGTTGATTCAGTTTATGACTTAGAGTGGGCAGATGGTGTTCTGTATGGTGATATCTTCCAAGAACCCGAATATGAACATTCTAAGTATGCGTTTGAAGAAAGTAACCAAGACATGCTTCTTCAAGACTTTAATGATTACGAAAAAGAAGCTAAACGTTTAATTAAGCTTGGATTAGTTCACCCAGCTTATGATTATGTTTTAAAGTGTAGTCATACCTTTAACTTGCTAGATGCGCGTGGTGCTGTTTCGGTTACCGAACGTGCTGGTTACCTTCACCGTATTCGAATTATGGCAAAATCAATTGCTAAAGCATTTGTTGAAGAGCGGCGTAAACGTGGCTTCCCATTGATTCATGACGAAGCAGTTCGCCAAAAGACAGTTGAAGAATATACAAAAAAAGCGGAAAAGGCAAAGGAACGGGCCACAAAGCAAGCAGCTAAGAAGGCACAAAAGGGGGAAAAGTAA
- the glyS gene encoding glycine--tRNA ligase subunit beta encodes MANTYLLEVGVEEMPAHVVTPSIKQLHERVAKYLKEQRITFDDIQEFATPRRMALLIHGLSDKQPDIDESVKGPAKKIAQDADGNWTKAAIGFTRGQGASVEDIEFKEVKGVEYVFVEKHIAGKTVAEVLQGLPAVITSMTFPTLMKWGYNNLQFIRPIRWLVSLLNDEVVPFNILDVEAGRETQGHRFLGHPVEIAKADDYEETLNNDFVIADQTKRKNLIKDQITKIINENNWQVDWDEDLLEEVNNLVEWPTAFAGSFDEKYLALPDPVLITSMKDNQRFFCVRDGDGNLLSHFISVRNGNTDYLDNVIKGNERVLVPRLEDAQFFYQEDQKLTIDEYVERLKKVSFHDKISSMYDKMQRVAVIANVLGKQLNLSDEELADLDRAAHIYKFDLTTQMVGEFAELQGIMGEIYAKLFGEKDDVATAIREHYMPISAEGELPQTKIGAVLAIADKLDSIMSFFAVDMIPSGSNDPYALRRQAFGIVRIIADRGWHLPLLSIQSEIAPAFENAEINVSFDLNKNSDEVRSFFLDRIKQLFHGQKVRHDIIDAATDTRQNDIANILEAIQTIDDHKDDDNFKEDIEALTRVLRIAKKDKRPVSELVVDPNLFENPSEAKMHTAVSELIKENQQTVSENFAALRTLTPIISEYFDENMIMDKNEDIRNNRLAQLSILAHQASLIGNLDNLIVK; translated from the coding sequence ATGGCAAATACATACTTATTAGAAGTCGGTGTTGAAGAAATGCCTGCTCACGTTGTAACACCAAGTATTAAACAGTTACACGAACGAGTAGCAAAGTACCTTAAAGAACAACGGATTACTTTTGATGATATTCAAGAATTCGCTACTCCACGACGGATGGCGTTACTAATCCATGGTTTAAGTGATAAGCAACCTGATATTGATGAATCAGTTAAGGGTCCTGCAAAAAAGATTGCGCAAGATGCTGATGGTAATTGGACCAAAGCTGCAATTGGTTTTACCCGGGGACAAGGTGCCTCTGTTGAAGATATTGAATTCAAAGAAGTAAAAGGCGTTGAATATGTTTTTGTTGAAAAGCATATTGCTGGAAAAACTGTTGCTGAAGTTCTTCAAGGATTGCCAGCAGTTATTACTTCGATGACATTCCCAACCTTGATGAAGTGGGGCTACAATAACTTACAATTTATTCGTCCAATTCGGTGGCTAGTTTCATTATTAAATGATGAAGTCGTTCCATTTAATATTTTGGACGTTGAAGCTGGTCGAGAAACACAAGGTCACCGGTTCTTAGGTCATCCAGTTGAAATTGCTAAGGCTGATGATTATGAAGAAACCTTAAATAATGATTTCGTTATTGCTGATCAAACAAAGCGAAAGAACTTAATTAAGGATCAAATTACTAAAATTATCAATGAAAACAACTGGCAAGTTGATTGGGATGAGGACTTACTAGAGGAAGTTAATAACTTAGTTGAATGGCCAACTGCTTTTGCTGGATCTTTTGACGAGAAGTACTTAGCATTACCTGATCCGGTCTTAATTACTTCCATGAAGGATAACCAACGTTTCTTCTGTGTACGGGATGGAGATGGTAACCTCTTATCGCACTTTATTTCTGTTCGTAACGGTAACACCGACTACCTTGATAATGTTATCAAAGGAAATGAACGGGTTCTTGTTCCTCGGCTTGAAGATGCTCAATTCTTCTATCAAGAAGACCAAAAGCTGACAATTGATGAATATGTGGAACGACTTAAGAAAGTTAGCTTCCATGATAAGATTAGTTCAATGTATGACAAAATGCAGCGGGTCGCAGTGATTGCGAATGTTCTCGGTAAGCAACTAAATCTTTCAGATGAAGAACTAGCAGACCTTGATCGAGCAGCACATATTTATAAATTTGACCTTACTACGCAAATGGTGGGTGAATTCGCTGAGTTGCAAGGAATTATGGGTGAAATTTATGCTAAGCTATTCGGTGAAAAAGATGATGTTGCCACAGCTATTCGTGAACACTACATGCCAATCTCTGCAGAAGGGGAATTGCCACAAACTAAGATTGGCGCGGTCTTAGCAATTGCCGATAAACTTGACAGTATCATGAGTTTCTTTGCAGTTGATATGATTCCAAGCGGTTCAAATGACCCTTATGCTTTACGTCGGCAGGCATTTGGAATTGTCCGGATCATCGCCGATCGTGGTTGGCACCTTCCATTATTAAGTATTCAATCAGAAATTGCCCCTGCCTTTGAAAACGCTGAAATCAATGTTTCCTTTGATTTGAATAAAAATAGTGATGAAGTCCGTTCGTTCTTCTTGGACCGGATTAAGCAATTATTCCATGGTCAAAAGGTTCGTCACGATATCATTGATGCAGCTACCGATACTCGTCAAAATGATATTGCTAATATCCTTGAAGCTATTCAAACTATCGACGATCATAAGGATGATGATAACTTTAAAGAAGATATTGAAGCTCTTACCCGGGTATTACGGATTGCAAAGAAGGATAAACGTCCAGTTAGTGAGCTTGTAGTAGATCCTAATTTATTTGAGAACCCATCTGAGGCTAAGATGCATACTGCTGTTTCAGAATTGATTAAGGAAAATCAACAGACAGTAAGTGAAAACTTTGCAGCATTACGGACTTTAACACCAATAATTAGTGAATATTTTGATGAAAATATGATTATGGATAAGAATGAAGACATTCGTAATAATCGTTTGGCCCAATTAAGTATTTTGGCTCACCAAGCATCATTAATTGGTAACTTGGATAACTTGATTGTAAAATAA
- the dnaG gene encoding DNA primase → MAKIPRNVIDEIRNSVDIGDVIGRYVQLHQAGKNLIGLCPFHDEKTPSFSVNEEKQFFYCFGCHRSGNVFQFLMELKHIDFVDAVKEIANDSNIKIPEQYVSVPAKPSNNENRQLFDLHDKAAKLYHHILVNTPAGQVALNYLKKRGMSEELIEQFGLGYAPDQRILKPFFQQQKVDYQLLRKSGLFSEDQQGELRDRFIERIMYPIKNGQGQVIAFSGRLIDTSKTNLPKYLNSPETPIFNKRRTLFNFDVARKAARKDGRLYLFEGFMDVISAFAAGIENGIASMGTSFTEEQVAIIGRATKQLDICYDGDQPGQNAIDRAISLVNDHRPNQLQVKVVQLPAGIDPDEYVQKYGPQQFNAYLTNKEETTTEFYLRFLRNGKNLDNQNELMQYLNQALKVIAQVQAPLEEDMYLQRLASEFNLDRQTLKTQLDQLRQQLGIHNQPWTKQQPSLVRHQQFQQTSEEEHRKVKLSRTELAEQILLRYMLYDREVWMHVTSDHDFHFAHEKYQTLYLLAASYFSENGSYSTADFLDYLDESSLQGTLGQIENLNVDQEVDMRAIDDCIHMIAEQTPLAAQIADKQAQLKEANSLHNTELATQLTIELVKLLKQQQRLKTEETN, encoded by the coding sequence ATGGCAAAGATACCGCGTAATGTAATTGATGAAATACGAAATTCAGTTGATATTGGTGATGTAATTGGGCGCTATGTCCAACTGCATCAGGCTGGAAAAAATCTAATTGGGTTATGTCCCTTTCATGATGAAAAGACCCCCTCTTTTTCAGTGAATGAGGAAAAACAATTTTTCTATTGTTTTGGATGTCACCGGAGCGGAAATGTATTTCAATTTTTGATGGAGTTAAAGCATATCGATTTTGTCGATGCAGTTAAGGAGATCGCTAACGATAGTAATATCAAGATTCCTGAACAATATGTTAGCGTTCCGGCTAAACCATCAAATAACGAGAATCGACAGCTGTTTGATCTTCATGATAAAGCAGCTAAACTTTATCACCATATATTGGTAAATACACCGGCTGGGCAAGTTGCACTTAATTATTTAAAAAAACGGGGAATGAGTGAAGAACTGATTGAGCAATTTGGCTTAGGCTATGCTCCTGATCAGCGAATCTTAAAGCCGTTCTTCCAGCAGCAAAAAGTTGATTACCAATTGCTAAGAAAAAGTGGGCTTTTTAGTGAAGACCAACAGGGAGAGTTGCGAGACCGGTTCATTGAACGGATAATGTATCCGATAAAAAATGGTCAAGGGCAGGTAATTGCTTTTTCTGGTCGATTAATCGATACCAGTAAAACAAATTTACCTAAATATTTAAATAGTCCTGAGACACCAATTTTCAACAAACGACGGACATTATTTAATTTTGACGTTGCACGAAAAGCAGCCCGTAAAGATGGTCGATTATACTTATTTGAAGGATTTATGGATGTGATCTCGGCCTTTGCCGCAGGAATCGAAAATGGAATTGCTTCAATGGGGACCAGTTTTACCGAAGAGCAAGTAGCGATTATTGGTCGTGCTACAAAGCAATTAGATATTTGCTATGATGGAGATCAACCGGGACAAAATGCAATTGATCGTGCAATTAGCCTCGTTAATGATCATCGACCTAATCAGCTCCAGGTGAAGGTTGTCCAATTACCAGCTGGGATTGATCCAGATGAATATGTTCAAAAGTATGGTCCACAGCAATTTAACGCCTATCTTACTAATAAGGAAGAAACAACAACAGAATTTTACCTGCGCTTTTTAAGAAATGGGAAGAATTTAGATAATCAGAATGAGCTGATGCAATATCTTAATCAAGCACTGAAGGTAATTGCTCAAGTTCAAGCTCCCTTAGAAGAAGATATGTACTTGCAACGGTTAGCAAGTGAGTTCAATTTAGATCGGCAAACCTTAAAGACGCAGTTAGATCAATTGCGACAGCAACTAGGAATTCATAATCAGCCATGGACTAAGCAACAGCCTTCACTAGTGCGTCATCAACAGTTTCAACAAACTAGTGAAGAAGAACATCGAAAAGTTAAACTTAGTAGGACTGAATTAGCGGAACAGATCTTACTAAGGTATATGCTATATGATCGTGAAGTGTGGATGCATGTAACATCAGACCACGATTTTCATTTTGCGCATGAAAAATATCAAACCTTGTATTTATTAGCAGCAAGTTATTTTTCTGAAAACGGCTCGTATTCAACTGCTGACTTTCTTGATTATTTAGATGAAAGTAGTTTACAAGGTACTCTTGGGCAAATTGAAAATTTAAATGTTGACCAAGAAGTTGATATGCGGGCAATTGATGATTGTATCCATATGATCGCAGAACAAACACCGTTAGCTGCGCAAATTGCAGATAAGCAAGCCCAGTTAAAAGAAGCTAATTCACTGCATAATACAGAATTAGCTACGCAATTAACGATTGAACTGGTAAAATTATTAAAGCAGCAGCAACGCTTAAAAACGGAGGAGACTAATTAA
- the rpoD gene encoding RNA polymerase sigma factor RpoD — MAKSKKKDIVISNSADFDQQEYDTAVGKLIRNYKKQKQIEYDELTTKIAKPFELNADGIDNLLQNIEDAGISVVDENGDPDPRALKATEKFSQSAMKDTSAPTGVKINDPVRMYLKEIGRVNLLTADEEVQLALRIEKGDEVAKQELAEANLRLVVSIAKRYVGRGMQFLDLIQEGNMGLMKAVEKFDYRRGFKFSTYATWWIRQAITRAIADQARTIRIPVHMVETINKLIRIQRQLLQDLGREPLPEEIGAEMDMPTEKVRNILKIAQEPVSLETPIGEEDDSHLGDFIEDQDATSPADHAAYEMMKKQLENVLDTLTDREENVLRLRFGLDDGRTRTLEEVGKVFGVTRERIRQIEAKALRKLRHPSRSKQLKDFLE; from the coding sequence ATGGCAAAGAGCAAGAAAAAAGACATTGTTATTTCTAACAGCGCCGATTTCGATCAACAAGAATATGACACCGCAGTTGGTAAGTTAATTCGTAATTACAAGAAGCAAAAGCAGATTGAATACGATGAATTAACTACTAAAATTGCTAAACCATTTGAATTGAACGCTGACGGAATTGACAATTTACTTCAAAATATTGAAGATGCCGGAATTAGTGTTGTCGATGAAAATGGGGATCCAGATCCTCGTGCTTTAAAAGCTACTGAAAAATTCTCACAATCTGCTATGAAGGATACATCAGCTCCAACTGGAGTTAAAATTAATGATCCTGTGCGGATGTATTTGAAGGAAATTGGTCGTGTAAATCTTTTGACGGCTGATGAAGAAGTTCAGCTTGCTTTACGGATTGAAAAAGGTGATGAAGTAGCTAAACAAGAATTAGCTGAGGCTAACTTACGGTTAGTTGTTTCAATTGCAAAGCGTTATGTTGGCCGTGGGATGCAGTTTCTTGACTTAATCCAGGAAGGTAACATGGGACTTATGAAGGCCGTTGAAAAATTCGATTATCGGCGGGGATTTAAGTTCTCTACTTATGCTACCTGGTGGATTCGTCAGGCTATTACACGGGCAATTGCTGATCAAGCCCGGACAATTCGGATTCCGGTTCATATGGTTGAAACTATTAACAAATTGATCCGGATTCAACGGCAATTACTTCAAGATTTAGGTCGTGAACCGTTACCAGAAGAAATTGGTGCAGAAATGGATATGCCAACTGAGAAAGTGCGGAATATTCTTAAAATTGCCCAAGAACCAGTTTCACTTGAAACGCCTATTGGTGAAGAGGACGATTCTCATTTAGGAGACTTTATTGAAGATCAAGATGCAACGAGTCCAGCTGACCATGCTGCTTATGAAATGATGAAGAAGCAACTTGAAAATGTTTTGGATACGTTAACCGATCGTGAAGAGAACGTTCTTCGGCTTCGTTTTGGCTTAGATGATGGTCGAACACGGACCCTTGAAGAAGTTGGAAAAGTCTTCGGGGTAACGCGGGAACGGATTCGTCAGATTGAAGCTAAGGCGCTCCGAAAATTACGTCACCCATCACGTTCTAAGCAATTAAAAGATTTCTTAGAATAA
- a CDS encoding aminotransferase class I/II-fold pyridoxal phosphate-dependent enzyme, translating to MPELSADLYGTVSHKLDALQPSGIREFNKEVSKIPGIIKLTLGEPDMATPEHVKQAAIRSIEEDDSHYAPQMGKPELLEAISDYIQNTRDVHYDPQTEIIATVGATEALDATLFAILNTGDKVVVPTPIFSLYFPLIEMTGATVVQVDTSADNFVLTPEKLEEVLEEEGKGVKAVILNYPSNPTGREYPQEVLAGLAEVIKKHHLYAIADEIYSELVYGVEHYSIATMIPERTIFISGLSKSHAMTGYRLGYVAAPAKIMTNISKMHAFLVTTVTNNVQVAAAEALTNGLNDPLEFRKIYQHRRDLLVAGLKKLGFEMLTPEGAFYLFAKIPAQFGTDDVAFAKQLAKEAKVGVTPGSAFGKGGDGYVRLSYASSDENLTEAIKRISEFLDHLA from the coding sequence ATGCCAGAACTATCTGCTGATTTATATGGAACTGTTAGTCATAAGTTAGATGCGTTACAGCCATCAGGTATCCGTGAATTCAACAAAGAAGTTTCAAAGATTCCGGGAATTATTAAATTAACATTAGGAGAACCAGACATGGCAACTCCTGAACATGTTAAGCAAGCAGCCATTAGAAGTATTGAGGAAGATGATTCTCACTATGCTCCACAAATGGGAAAGCCGGAATTACTTGAAGCAATCAGTGATTATATTCAGAATACTCGTGATGTGCACTATGACCCACAAACAGAAATAATTGCGACTGTAGGAGCAACCGAAGCCCTCGATGCAACTTTATTTGCAATTCTTAATACTGGAGACAAAGTTGTGGTTCCGACCCCGATTTTCTCTCTATATTTCCCATTAATTGAAATGACAGGAGCAACAGTTGTTCAGGTTGATACTTCAGCAGATAATTTTGTTTTGACTCCAGAAAAGCTTGAAGAAGTTCTTGAAGAAGAGGGGAAAGGCGTCAAAGCTGTTATCCTTAACTACCCAAGTAACCCAACTGGTCGTGAATATCCTCAGGAAGTTCTAGCAGGATTAGCTGAAGTAATTAAGAAGCATCATTTATATGCGATTGCTGATGAAATCTATAGCGAACTAGTCTATGGGGTAGAGCACTATTCAATTGCTACTATGATTCCAGAGCGGACAATTTTTATCTCTGGACTTTCAAAATCTCACGCAATGACTGGTTACCGTTTAGGATATGTTGCAGCTCCGGCTAAGATCATGACTAATATTTCAAAGATGCATGCCTTCTTAGTCACAACCGTAACTAATAACGTTCAAGTTGCAGCGGCTGAAGCACTGACAAATGGTTTAAATGATCCATTAGAATTTCGAAAGATTTACCAGCATCGCCGTGATTTACTCGTTGCCGGTCTTAAGAAATTAGGCTTTGAAATGTTAACTCCTGAAGGGGCCTTTTACCTGTTTGCTAAGATTCCAGCTCAATTTGGAACTGACGATGTTGCCTTTGCAAAGCAGCTTGCTAAAGAAGCAAAAGTTGGAGTAACACCAGGTAGTGCATTTGGTAAGGGTGGCGATGGTTATGTTCGTCTGTCATATGCCTCCTCTGATGAAAACCTAACAGAAGCCATTAAACGAATTAGTGAATTTTTAGACCATCTTGCGTAA
- a CDS encoding ISLre2-like element ISLre2 family transposase, whose protein sequence is MDILTEIEQNLVKSGSLFEAEQIILKGVLELGQVIMQNFLESLDRSLKSQAPANYQVINKQPRTLNFIFGPVTFQRRYYQAGTKKREFYLDQQLKIKPRRRLSPHYLMMMAKIAQTTTMRNTADILNLVFDSGITADSVMHAVHELGNQVAKQTQAKEHQATPRHMPKNLTIEGDAFMIKGKKEAGQLTLVHHYRVYERVANQIINRHDFLSVGHQGRLEARLSDYLDRHYKLAGQTIFLASDAGPGYEPAKLLSLVPQGAHGEYFLDRYHCLQKIEHTLGRHNELAMRAIKAVRHHDQAELTIILDTYESQNLTEKQADDLMRLRKYLQRNWRYILSPQMRGFKDIHLIGSVESSHRAFTYRMKKQGKSWTKQGAKAMIGLIEARMNGELQASLNTILEQLTVLPRVAQTSLLQEMHIRTGEFLRKAPTKPSIGVVQGIIPINTATSRPIGQLFKALTH, encoded by the coding sequence TGGAAAGCTTAGATCGAAGCTTAAAGTCCCAAGCTCCAGCGAACTATCAAGTAATCAATAAACAGCCACGGACGCTTAATTTTATCTTTGGCCCGGTGACTTTTCAACGACGGTATTATCAGGCTGGGACAAAGAAACGTGAATTTTACTTAGACCAACAATTAAAAATTAAACCACGTCGTCGTTTATCGCCACACTACTTAATGATGATGGCTAAGATTGCCCAAACAACTACAATGCGCAATACTGCCGACATTTTGAACCTTGTATTTGACAGCGGAATTACTGCCGATTCGGTAATGCACGCCGTGCATGAGTTAGGAAATCAGGTAGCTAAACAAACTCAAGCAAAAGAACACCAAGCTACTCCTCGCCATATGCCTAAAAATTTAACTATTGAGGGTGATGCCTTTATGATTAAAGGTAAAAAAGAAGCAGGTCAGCTGACTCTTGTGCACCATTATCGGGTTTATGAGCGAGTAGCTAATCAAATCATTAATCGGCATGACTTTCTCAGTGTTGGGCACCAAGGACGGCTTGAAGCACGACTAAGTGATTATTTAGACCGCCATTATAAGCTTGCCGGTCAAACGATCTTTTTGGCCAGTGACGCTGGCCCAGGTTACGAACCAGCTAAGCTATTAAGTCTAGTTCCTCAAGGTGCACATGGTGAATACTTTCTCGACCGCTATCATTGTTTACAGAAAATTGAACATACTTTAGGCCGGCACAACGAATTAGCCATGCGAGCAATTAAAGCCGTTCGTCATCATGATCAAGCAGAGCTAACAATAATTTTAGATACTTATGAATCACAAAACCTAACGGAAAAACAAGCAGACGACCTAATGCGTTTAAGAAAGTATCTACAGCGAAATTGGCGGTATATCCTCTCACCACAAATGCGTGGATTTAAGGATATTCATTTAATTGGTTCAGTCGAAAGTTCTCACCGGGCTTTTACTTACCGGATGAAGAAACAGGGCAAGTCATGGACTAAGCAGGGGGCTAAAGCCATGATTGGTTTAATTGAAGCCCGAATGAATGGTGAACTGCAAGCTAGTTTAAATACAATCCTAGAACAATTAACAGTTCTTCCTCGAGTGGCTCAAACCAGCCTATTACAGGAAATGCATATTCGAACTGGAGAGTTTCTAAGAAAGGCACCGACAAAGCCGTCAATTGGAGTAGTACAAGGAATAATTCCGATTAATACGGCCACAAGTAGACCAATAGGACAACTTTTTAAGGCACTAACCCACTAA